The Zea mays cultivar B73 chromosome 7, Zm-B73-REFERENCE-NAM-5.0, whole genome shotgun sequence DNA segment ATTTCACACTTGTCATTTGTGTCTCCATAATCAAACAGGTGCCGCTGATCGAAGATGTTAGAAGAGGGCCCTGGCATCTGAGATTTTGGTCATCCTCAACCCAAGTCTGAACAGCGACCAGGCAGCCCGCGCCGTATGGCAACGCAGCGCCATACGCGACGGCGACGCTCCGTTCGCTGAGCCTTGAAAGCGTGGCGGCCTGCATCTCAAGGAAGGAATCAAATTAAAGCCGCTGCTGAGATGCAATAGAATCGAGGGCCGCTGCTGGTCCATGAAAACCTCTGCACAAAAGGACGCTGTGGTGGTGGGTTGGGCTGCGTGCTGCTGGCACATCGGTAGGAATGGTGTACTGTAGCGGGGGCGGTCTGCCTGCCATTGCCGTTTGGTCAGGCAGGCACCTGCTCTCGCAGTCTCACGTGCGCGTGGGATGGTTGGGTTGCACACACAGCTGCTGGGCATGGACTTTCAGTGAGTGAGCGTTCAGTTCAGCAGGTGCCAACTGCCAATGCAACCCCGTGCATTACCTGACCCATAGCGATATCATACTGCATTGCAACCCGTGTCCGTGAGTGACTGAAAGTACTGTAGACTATTACCACTACGCGCTGTGGAGCTCCTCGATTTTGTCTAGTACTTCAGCTACATCAATACAGTAGGGGAGTGAGTAGTAATAGGAAATGTCCTGTCTTTAGCCTCCCGAGAAGTTGATCAGTGGCCACCTCCTCCCCGTTTGGGAACAGTGACAGGCGCAACGCAAGGCAAGCAACGCGGGAATCTCCGTTCGTCGTATCGCTGGGAAAAGGGGATTCTCTTTCCTTCCACCTCCGACAAAGACACAGCCCCCTTCCCTTCCCCAGTCCCCCTATCGAGGCACACGGGCACGCCTCCCCGTTGACGCGCAGCGGCGCAGGGCCATTCATGTGCAAGTTCCCCCCGAGCTAGGCCGCCGCCCGCCGTCGTCGCTCTCATCAACGCAACGCTGTGCTACACTACGCGACGAGCCAGAGGCGTTCAGTGCAGACGGCGGAGCCCCCCCACCTCACGGGTGCCCCGACCGCGAGACCACCGCGGCGCGGCGTCACGAGACAGCGTTTTAACCTTTTAACGCCAGAAGGTAAAGCGCCGCCAGCGAATGGCTTTTCTTCATCAACCACGGCGTCACGAGACAGCGTTTTTTTACCCTTTAACGCTACAAGGTAAAGAGCGGCCAGCGAATGGCTTTTTCTTCATCAACGGCTACGCGGCTGGCAATTGGCGTTGGCACGGACATGGGTCCCACCACAGGCAATAAACACGACCTACTTCCATGGCGCGAATAGTACAATGAGGCGAGCTTTTCCATCCCGGACAATCCCCGCCCAACCCCCCAATCCAATCCAATCCAATCCAATCCAATCCACAGCGTGCAACCATCCCCGCCCCGCCGCCGCGACGTGGCGAGGGGCCAGGGACCGGCGATCACATGACGTCGTCGTCCTGGGCGCCGCCGCGGTGGCCGCGCGCCGCGCCCCGGTGGCGCCGGTGCTGCTTCATCCCGTCGGGGCCAAACATGCGGCCGGGGAGGAGCCCCGCGCCGGCCCCGCACTCCGACAGCGCGACGGGGTACCGCCGCCGGTCGTGGCAGTAGGAGTAGGAGGTGTGGGCGCGCCGGAACGCCGCCATGGCCGAGCGCTGCTCCGCGGACACGGCGAGCGGGGCCAGGCCCAGGCCCGCGCCGCACGACGCCACGGCGTGGTCGGCGGCGGGGTCGACGGCGCAGCCCTGGATGGCGAGGTCGGCGAACTCGGCCACGAACGGCGCGTACTTGTAGTTGACGCGGTACCGGCCGCCCAGCGTGGCCCACGCGGAGCCGTCCCAGATCGTGGCGTACAGGGACATGGGCTTGGACGGGAACGCCGCGCCCATGGCCGCCGTCCGCACCACCTCCCGGATCGGGGTCTCGTCGACGTAGAAACTGCCAATTGGACACGAGCACCAGGAAACAATACTTAAATTTGAATGCAAGAACGTTAGTACTTCTGACATTTCCATTGGATTCCATCACCCTCCCTTTTTATGACAAGAAAATCTTTTAGCTTCTCCTTTTGGACAGTGAGTGAGTCCAAGAGTTGCGCATTTAAACGGGCGCAAAGATCTCGGAAAGGCCCCCCAAATTAGCCGGGGGCACTGGGGCAGAGGTGGCGACGCCAGCAGCAGCAAAAGAGGCAACCAAAAGGACGGCGACTCCCGAGGACTTTGAGCACGGGCAGAGAGACACGGAGAAAGAAAGAGAGACGTTTCCTGTTTCTGCTAAGCCCTTCCACGAAGCGCGCCGAGCATAAGATGAGACACGGAAGAGGAAAACTGCACGGGCGACGGCGAGTGACGCAGGCAAGAAGAAAAACTCACATGATGCGGTCGCTGGTCCAGAGGATGGAGTAGTGGTGGAAGTCGTCGGTGGGGTCGAAGGGGAGGTCGTAGCGCTCCTCCCGGCCggcgtcggtgctgccgttgccgTACACGTTGGTCTGCACCCGCCACTCGCGGCCGCGCACGTTGCCCAGGAACTCGAAGTCCAGCTCGTCGTGCGTCTTCTCGTACACGTCGCCGTTCGACAGCTGCATTTGCATCGTTGGCGAGCGGGGACAAAAATGAGTGAAACGCCTTCTCTTTCAGCACAACATGGCGGACAAGTTTGGCTCACGACCGACTCACGTAGAACGCGACGACGACGCCCGCCGCGTAGTCGGCGGGCAGCTTGATGGCGGCGCTGAAGAAGCCGTGGAGGAAGACGTCCTGCGACGCGAACCCGGCTCCTGGGCGGAGGAAGGCGTGAGGTTTCGCAAACAACACCCAGGCGTTAGCGAAAAATCGCAACGGCGCCCCTCCGCTGCCGCTGCTGCAGTGCCAGCTGGGGACCGATCcggcaaaagaaaagaaaaaagaagtgcaatgcgcccccccccccccccccccccccggctcgGCCAGAAATCACGGAAGGGAGGAGAAACTGAAGGGGGCAGCAGGGCAGCTCACCGGTGGACTCGTCGAGCGTGAGGCGGACGCGCCTACCGTCGCGGAGGAGCGCGAGGTTGGCGCTGCCGAAGATCTGGGTGTACCCCTCGTCGAAGGCGAGCGGGCGCACGCcgtggagcggcggcggcggcctggcCTCGCCGCCGCGGGCGCACAGCGCGAGCAGGATCACCGCGAGCGAGAGCGTTGGCAGCAGCAGGGTACACGAGGCGCTGGACGccatctctctctcacacacactctCGGTCGCTCGCTCCGGCCCTGCACTCTGCTTGCTGTCCTTGTGCGTCCGATGGCCTCCTCAGCCCGGTGCGGCCGGAGACAGTGGGGAGCGGTTTTATTGCGAGCCCTATTGCGACGGACGGACCTCTGCCTCGCATCAGCGCTTTCCCGTGAGGCTGCCTGCCTTTTCCTCCTCGGGCCGTGCGCCTGGCGAGCGCTGTGCCGCTGTTTCATTTCGGAATTCGAAGGCCCAGCTGACGTGGTCGCCCCACCACGGAGGACTGCGGGGCCAACGCCTCCTGGATTCCTGGGGCCCGGCCTGTGCTGACTACTACAACAACAGCCTGACGTACGCAATCCAATCCAAGGGCCAAGGAGCGCTCGGCTCTCTGAGTTTTTTTTTACTGGACGTTACCTATCTGGACGCACGACGCCCCGACTTGAGTGAAGTAACCAGTTAGGTTACGTGCGCAAATATCTGTTTTACTTTtaaggtctcacatctctatataagaaaTCTGTACACTCCTTATAATACTGTTGGTGACTTGTTTTTAAATGTTATGAATAAAGAACAagtcaacataaaatgttaaatattaacgc contains these protein-coding regions:
- the LOC103632715 gene encoding probable xyloglucan endotransglucosylase/hydrolase protein 28, translating into MASSASCTLLLPTLSLAVILLALCARGGEARPPPPLHGVRPLAFDEGYTQIFGSANLALLRDGRRVRLTLDESTGAGFASQDVFLHGFFSAAIKLPADYAAGVVVAFYLSNGDVYEKTHDELDFEFLGNVRGREWRVQTNVYGNGSTDAGREERYDLPFDPTDDFHHYSILWTSDRIIFYVDETPIREVVRTAAMGAAFPSKPMSLYATIWDGSAWATLGGRYRVNYKYAPFVAEFADLAIQGCAVDPAADHAVASCGAGLGLAPLAVSAEQRSAMAAFRRAHTSYSYCHDRRRYPVALSECGAGAGLLPGRMFGPDGMKQHRRHRGAARGHRGGAQDDDVM